Genomic DNA from Paenibacillus borealis:
TACGATCATAGAGAAGTCACCCGCGATGAACTTATCGCCATGTTTGGCCCCACCGAGGAAGACATCATTGGGGGCAATTTCGCCGACCCGTCTTCGGTTCCGCAAGCTATAGAAGATTATTATGCGTTATATAAGCAGGGACATTTCGAGGAATTTCAGAATGATGGGCACATTGTAGAATTACTTCAAGCGTTGAAGTCGCAAGGCATGAAGCTTGGAGTCATTACCGGCAAAAGCAGACGGGCCTATCAGATATCGGCCGGGGCGCTGGATCTGGATCGCTTCTTCGATATCTCCATTACCGGAGATGATGTCGTTAAGCCCAAGCCTGATCCCGAAGGCATTCTCTCCGCGCTGCGTACACTTGGCATTGATTCATCCCATGCTGTATTCGTAGGGGACAGTAATGCCGATATTCTCGCGGGCAAGGCTGCCGGACTGCCGACCTACGGTGTCCGCTGGCTGTCTACCTTCCAAAGCCAGGCCTACGATGTTTCGCCGGATGGCGTGTTTGAGAGTGTTGATGAGTTCCGGCAGCTTCTCCGGTTAAATAACATCATTCCAATGACTTTCAACTCCAGGCAGCAGGCGGCGGACATTACTGCACTGGAGCAGCTGTGCAGCGATGCCGATTCGGCCCAATTAAGTGCGGACCTTGAACATCTCGTCAAAGAAGATGGCGACCATGCCCTGCTCTGCTATCGCGGAAATCAGCTCATAGGTTTGCTAAGCTGGTTTGCATCCGAAGGCGATTATGCACAGATTAATGCCATGGTCCATCCGGATTACCGCCGTGAGGGTGTATTCCGCAGTCTTGTGCAGCGCGCCAAGGAAGATATCGCACCTCTCGCCGTACACAGGCTCAGCTACAGAGTTCCCAGCAGCTCGCAGGCAGGACTCCGTGCGGCACAGGCTACCGGTGCTGATTTTGAACGGTCAGAATACTCGATGTTGTACGCCCATACGGAGTCCAGAGGCCCGGTTCCGGCAGATGTACATCTGCTCCCTTCCTTGCCGGAGGACTTCGAATTCATGGTCTCCTGCTCGTCCCAGGCCTTCGGAGACTCCGAAGACTCCACCCGCGAGTATTTCCTGCAAACGAATGAACCGGAGCGTATAACCTATATTGCCTGGGCGGGCGGCCAGCGGATCGGCCTGATCCGGGTGAATTACGTGAATGAGGCAACAGCGTTTATCCATAATTTCTGCATACTGCCCGCCTGTCAGGGCCAAGGATACGGCGGGAAGGTGCTCCGGCAGACTGTTGATTTCCTGTTGCAGAAGAACTATTCTTCTATCCGTCTAGGGGTTGTCACCGAGAATAAACGGGCTTTGGATCTTTACCTCGGCGCCGGATTTAAGATTAATTCAGAGTATAAATATTACAGCGGCAGCCTGGCGTGAACACGGATTAAGAAGGAGCTGTATATGCCCATTACTGAGAGTATTCCCTGGACCATAGCCCTTCTCATTCTGCTGTCGGCAGTCTGGATTGTGCTCGTAAGCTGGAAGAACGGAATATCGCCGATGCCCGCCTCCAGGACAGTAAGGGCGGCAGTAGCCGGGGAGGTGAACCGTATCCCGGGATACGCCAATATTCTGGAGGCGGGGTCGGGCTGGGGAACGCTGGGCCTGGAAGTCATCCGCCGCTGCCCCGGCAAACGGCTGACCGGCATAGAGAACTCAAGTATCCCCTTGTGGTTCTCACAGCTATTTGCGGTAGTATGCACACGATTTCTGCCAGTGAAG
This window encodes:
- a CDS encoding GNAT family N-acetyltransferase; translated protein: MSIQAVLFDFDGTLADTLPLSFHAFQAVFQQYDHREVTRDELIAMFGPTEEDIIGGNFADPSSVPQAIEDYYALYKQGHFEEFQNDGHIVELLQALKSQGMKLGVITGKSRRAYQISAGALDLDRFFDISITGDDVVKPKPDPEGILSALRTLGIDSSHAVFVGDSNADILAGKAAGLPTYGVRWLSTFQSQAYDVSPDGVFESVDEFRQLLRLNNIIPMTFNSRQQAADITALEQLCSDADSAQLSADLEHLVKEDGDHALLCYRGNQLIGLLSWFASEGDYAQINAMVHPDYRREGVFRSLVQRAKEDIAPLAVHRLSYRVPSSSQAGLRAAQATGADFERSEYSMLYAHTESRGPVPADVHLLPSLPEDFEFMVSCSSQAFGDSEDSTREYFLQTNEPERITYIAWAGGQRIGLIRVNYVNEATAFIHNFCILPACQGQGYGGKVLRQTVDFLLQKNYSSIRLGVVTENKRALDLYLGAGFKINSEYKYYSGSLA
- a CDS encoding class I SAM-dependent methyltransferase, with protein sequence MPITESIPWTIALLILLSAVWIVLVSWKNGISPMPASRTVRAAVAGEVNRIPGYANILEAGSGWGTLGLEVIRRCPGKRLTGIENSSIPLWFSQLFAVVCTRFLPVKGERERLRGKIIFRRGDMYKSSFGDADIVLCYLFPGAMERLAPKLRQELPPGAAVISVCFALPDKQPVRIITCPDRLRTKVYVYSF